Proteins co-encoded in one Nitratireductor kimnyeongensis genomic window:
- a CDS encoding aspartate aminotransferase family protein, with translation MLDRLNKRPNDLSAFWMPFTANRQFKETPRMLVAAKDMHFTAEDGRKIMDGTAGLWCVNAGHCRPKITEAIQQQAAQLDYAPAFQMGHPIAFEFANRLAAIAPEGMDHVFFTNSGSESVDTALKIALAYHRAKGDGSRFRLIGRERGYHGVNFGGISVGGIVANRKMFGTLLTGVDHMPHTHLPGQNAFTRGEPEHGGDLADELERIVTLHDASTVAAVIVEPVAGSTGVLIPPKGYLKRLREICDKHGILLIFDEVITGFGRLGAPFAADYFGVVPDIMTTAKGVTNGVIPMGAVFVKKEIHDAFMNGPEHLIEFFHGYTYSGNPIACAAGLATLDTYQEEGLLTRASELADHWADALHSLKGEPHVTDIRNIGLVGAVELEGIPGEPTKRAFSAFLKAYERGFLIRTTGDIIALSPPLIISKGQIDELIDNLRDVLRLID, from the coding sequence GCCGAGGATGGTCGTAAGATCATGGACGGCACGGCAGGCTTATGGTGCGTCAATGCTGGCCACTGCCGGCCAAAGATCACCGAGGCCATTCAACAGCAGGCGGCACAGCTCGACTATGCGCCCGCCTTTCAGATGGGGCACCCCATCGCGTTCGAATTCGCCAACCGGCTGGCAGCGATTGCGCCGGAAGGCATGGACCATGTGTTTTTCACCAATTCCGGCTCGGAGAGCGTCGATACGGCGCTGAAGATCGCGCTTGCCTATCACCGTGCCAAGGGCGACGGCTCCCGCTTCCGCCTGATCGGCCGCGAGCGCGGCTATCACGGCGTCAATTTTGGCGGCATCTCGGTGGGCGGCATCGTGGCCAACCGCAAGATGTTCGGCACGCTGCTGACGGGCGTCGACCACATGCCACACACACACCTGCCCGGCCAGAACGCCTTCACGCGCGGCGAACCGGAGCATGGCGGCGACCTGGCCGACGAGCTGGAGCGCATCGTCACACTGCACGACGCCTCGACGGTGGCAGCGGTGATCGTCGAGCCGGTGGCCGGCTCCACGGGTGTCCTGATCCCGCCGAAGGGCTATCTGAAGCGCCTGCGCGAGATCTGCGACAAGCACGGTATTCTCTTGATCTTCGATGAGGTCATTACCGGTTTCGGCCGCCTCGGCGCGCCGTTTGCGGCGGATTATTTCGGCGTGGTGCCGGACATCATGACCACCGCCAAGGGCGTGACCAACGGCGTCATCCCCATGGGTGCGGTTTTCGTGAAGAAGGAAATCCACGACGCTTTCATGAACGGGCCTGAACATCTGATCGAGTTCTTTCATGGCTACACCTATTCGGGCAATCCGATTGCCTGTGCGGCGGGTCTGGCCACGCTCGACACCTACCAGGAAGAGGGGCTGCTCACGCGCGCCTCGGAGCTTGCCGACCACTGGGCCGATGCGCTGCACTCGCTCAAGGGCGAACCGCATGTGACCGACATCCGCAACATCGGCCTCGTCGGCGCGGTGGAGCTTGAGGGCATTCCCGGCGAACCGACCAAGCGCGCCTTCTCCGCCTTCCTGAAAGCCTATGAGCGCGGTTTCCTGATCCGCACCACCGGCGACATCATCGCTCTTTCGCCACCGCTGATCATCTCGAAGGGCCAGATCGACGAGCTGATCGACAATCTGCGCGACGTTTTGAGGTTGATCGACTGA
- a CDS encoding cupin domain-containing protein: MATEREKATHEVLIDDERVRVTRWDFAPGAETGWHRHGMDYVITTLTPCAFHLEMPGGEAVHNNLEAGICYRRDEGVEHNVINGGDKPMSFVEVELK; this comes from the coding sequence ATGGCGACGGAACGCGAAAAGGCCACCCATGAGGTGCTGATCGACGACGAGCGTGTGCGCGTGACCCGCTGGGATTTCGCGCCGGGCGCGGAAACCGGCTGGCACCGCCATGGCATGGACTATGTGATCACCACGCTCACGCCCTGCGCCTTCCATCTGGAGATGCCGGGCGGCGAAGCCGTGCACAACAACCTTGAAGCGGGCATTTGTTATAGACGCGACGAGGGTGTGGAGCACAATGTCATCAATGGCGGCGACAAACCGATGTCGTTCGTCGAAGTGGAATTAAAGTAA
- a CDS encoding Zn-dependent hydrolase: MAAPGENLKINADRLWDSLMEMAKIGPGVAGGNNRQTLTDEDSEGRKLFQKWCEEAGLEMGVDEMGTMFATRAGTDPDALPVYVGSHLDTQPTGGKYDGVLGVLGGLEIIRSMNDLGIKTKHPIVVTNWTNEEGTRFAPAMLASGVFAGVHERDWAYDRTDAEGKRFGDELERIGWKGDEPVGQRKMKAFFELHIEQGPILEDEFIDIGVVTHGQGLWWLQVTLTGKESHTGSTPMPKRRNAGLGMARVTELVHEVAMDHQPNAVGAIGHVEVYPNSRNVIPGKTVFTVDIRSPDEKTLNRMRAKIEAGIETICDALDIKYEIEPVGHFAPVTFDKDCVKAIRDAAERLGYSHRDIVSGAGHDACWINQVAPTAMVMCPCVDGLSHNEAEEITKEWAQAGADVLFHAVVETAEIVE, from the coding sequence ATGGCCGCACCGGGCGAGAACCTGAAGATCAACGCCGACCGCCTCTGGGATTCACTCATGGAGATGGCGAAGATCGGGCCCGGTGTGGCCGGCGGCAACAACCGCCAGACACTGACCGACGAAGACAGCGAAGGCCGTAAACTCTTTCAGAAATGGTGCGAGGAAGCCGGCCTCGAAATGGGCGTGGACGAAATGGGCACCATGTTCGCAACGCGCGCAGGCACCGACCCGGACGCCCTTCCCGTCTATGTGGGCTCCCATCTCGACACCCAGCCGACAGGCGGCAAATATGACGGCGTGCTCGGCGTTCTGGGGGGACTCGAAATCATCCGCTCGATGAACGATCTGGGCATCAAGACCAAGCACCCCATCGTGGTGACCAACTGGACCAATGAGGAAGGCACGCGCTTTGCCCCAGCTATGCTGGCGTCGGGCGTGTTTGCGGGCGTCCATGAGCGCGACTGGGCCTATGACCGCACGGACGCGGAAGGCAAGCGCTTCGGCGACGAGCTGGAGCGCATCGGCTGGAAGGGCGACGAGCCTGTCGGCCAGCGCAAGATGAAGGCCTTCTTCGAACTGCACATCGAGCAGGGCCCGATCCTTGAGGACGAGTTCATAGACATCGGCGTCGTCACCCATGGCCAGGGTCTGTGGTGGCTGCAGGTGACGCTGACCGGGAAGGAGAGCCACACCGGCTCGACTCCGATGCCCAAGCGCCGCAATGCCGGGCTGGGCATGGCGCGGGTGACCGAGCTGGTGCATGAAGTGGCGATGGACCATCAGCCCAATGCAGTGGGCGCCATCGGCCATGTGGAGGTCTATCCCAATTCCCGCAACGTCATCCCGGGCAAGACGGTGTTCACTGTCGACATCCGCTCGCCCGACGAAAAAACGCTGAACAGAATGCGTGCGAAGATCGAGGCGGGCATCGAGACCATCTGCGACGCGCTCGACATCAAGTACGAGATCGAGCCGGTCGGCCATTTCGCCCCGGTCACCTTCGACAAAGACTGCGTGAAAGCGATCCGCGACGCTGCCGAACGGCTTGGCTATTCGCATCGCGACATCGTTTCGGGTGCCGGACACGACGCCTGCTGGATCAATCAGGTGGCGCCGACCGCCATGGTGATGTGCCCCTGCGTCGACGGGCTTTCGCACAATGAGGCGGAAGAGATCACGAAAGAGTGGGCGCAGGCCGGTGCGGATGTCCTGTTCCATGCTGTGGTGGAAACGGCGGAGATCGTCGAATGA
- the hydA gene encoding dihydropyrimidinase, which translates to MSKVIRNGTIVTADRTWKADILVQHDKIVAIGHDLVGDHEIDATGCYVMPGGIDPHTHLEMPFMGTYSSDDFESGTRAAVSGGTTMVVDFCLPSPGQSLLEAIQMWDNKSTRATCDYSFHMAITWWSEQVFNEMPEVVEKGITSFKHFMAYKGALMVDDDEMYSSFQRCAELGALPLVHAENGDVVAQLQAKLLEEGNNGPEAHAYSRPPEVEGEATNRAIMIADMAGTPLYVVHTSCEQSHEAIRRARQKGMRVYGEPLIQHLVLDESEYANADWDHAARRVMSPPFRNKQHQDSLWAGLQAGSLQVVATDHCAFTTEQKRNGVGDFTKIPNGTGGLEDRMPVLWTYGVNTGRLTMNEFVAVTSTNIAKILNMYPQKGAIVEGADADIVIWDPEATKTISSKSQQSAIDYNVFEGIKVKGLPKTVLSRGEIVVEDGAVKPKPGHGKFVARKPHMAVNRALSQWKEVTAPRKVERTGIPASGV; encoded by the coding sequence ATGTCCAAGGTCATCAGAAACGGAACCATCGTCACGGCTGACCGGACGTGGAAGGCCGACATTCTCGTGCAGCACGACAAGATCGTGGCGATTGGCCACGATCTTGTGGGAGATCATGAGATCGACGCGACCGGCTGCTATGTGATGCCGGGCGGTATCGACCCGCACACCCATCTCGAAATGCCCTTCATGGGCACCTATTCAAGCGACGATTTCGAAAGCGGAACGCGCGCCGCAGTTTCCGGCGGCACCACGATGGTGGTGGATTTCTGCCTGCCCTCGCCCGGTCAATCCCTGCTGGAAGCCATCCAGATGTGGGACAACAAGTCGACCCGGGCGACCTGCGACTATTCCTTCCACATGGCGATCACCTGGTGGAGCGAGCAGGTGTTCAACGAGATGCCTGAGGTGGTGGAAAAGGGCATCACCTCCTTCAAGCATTTCATGGCCTACAAGGGCGCGCTGATGGTGGACGATGACGAGATGTATTCGTCGTTCCAGCGCTGCGCCGAGCTTGGCGCGCTCCCGCTTGTGCATGCCGAAAACGGTGATGTCGTCGCTCAGCTTCAGGCAAAGCTTCTGGAGGAAGGCAACAATGGGCCGGAGGCCCATGCCTATTCGCGCCCGCCGGAGGTTGAGGGCGAAGCCACAAACCGCGCCATCATGATCGCCGACATGGCGGGCACGCCGCTTTATGTGGTTCACACCTCCTGCGAGCAAAGCCACGAGGCGATCCGCCGGGCGCGGCAGAAGGGCATGCGCGTTTATGGCGAACCGCTGATCCAGCATCTGGTGCTAGACGAAAGCGAATATGCCAATGCCGACTGGGACCATGCTGCACGCCGCGTGATGAGCCCGCCCTTCCGCAACAAGCAGCATCAGGATTCGCTGTGGGCGGGCTTGCAGGCCGGCTCGCTGCAGGTGGTGGCCACCGACCACTGCGCCTTTACTACGGAGCAGAAACGCAACGGCGTGGGCGATTTTACAAAAATCCCCAACGGCACGGGCGGGCTTGAGGACCGTATGCCGGTGCTATGGACCTACGGGGTCAATACTGGCCGGCTGACCATGAACGAATTCGTCGCCGTCACCTCCACCAATATTGCAAAAATCCTGAACATGTATCCGCAGAAGGGCGCCATCGTTGAGGGCGCCGATGCGGACATCGTGATATGGGATCCGGAAGCCACGAAGACGATTTCGTCCAAGAGCCAGCAATCGGCCATCGATTACAATGTGTTCGAGGGCATAAAGGTGAAGGGCCTTCCGAAAACCGTTCTGTCGCGCGGAGAGATCGTGGTCGAGGATGGCGCGGTGAAGCCGAAGCCGGGCCACGGAAAATTCGTGGCGCGCAAGCCGCACATGGCAGTGAACCGGGCGCTGTCGCAATGGAAGGAAGTGACCGCGCCGCGCAAGGTGGAGCGGACGGGCATTCCGGCGAGCGGCGTATAA
- a CDS encoding ABC transporter ATP-binding protein: MNANPAIRQEAPSPQTSQPVVEAKGLGLTFETNDGPVHALADVDLTINKGEFVSFIGPSGCGKTTFLRVIADLEQPTAGEILVNGMTPEEARRKRAYGYVFQAAGLFPWRTIEQNVALPLEIMGYSKAERKERVHRTLDLVNLAGFEKKFPWQLSGGMQQRASIARALAFDADLLLMDEPFGALDEIVRDHLNEQLLDLWARTGKTIGFVTHSIPEAVYLSTRIVVMSPRPGRVTDVIVSPLPKERPLDIRESPEFLEIAHRVREGLRAGHGDD, translated from the coding sequence TTGAACGCCAACCCAGCCATCCGCCAGGAAGCGCCTTCCCCTCAAACCAGCCAGCCCGTCGTGGAAGCGAAGGGGCTCGGCCTCACCTTCGAGACCAATGACGGGCCGGTGCACGCGCTAGCCGATGTGGATCTGACCATCAACAAAGGCGAATTCGTTTCCTTCATCGGTCCATCGGGCTGCGGCAAGACCACGTTTCTGCGTGTGATCGCCGATCTGGAGCAGCCCACCGCCGGTGAAATCCTCGTCAACGGCATGACGCCGGAAGAGGCGCGCCGCAAGCGGGCTTATGGCTATGTGTTTCAGGCGGCCGGGCTCTTTCCCTGGCGCACCATTGAGCAGAATGTCGCCCTACCGCTGGAAATCATGGGTTATTCCAAGGCGGAACGGAAAGAGCGCGTACACCGCACGCTCGATCTGGTGAACCTTGCGGGTTTCGAGAAGAAGTTTCCCTGGCAGCTTTCCGGCGGCATGCAGCAACGTGCCTCGATCGCCCGCGCGCTCGCCTTCGACGCCGATCTTCTTCTCATGGACGAGCCGTTCGGCGCGCTCGACGAGATCGTGCGCGACCATCTGAATGAACAGTTGCTCGACCTCTGGGCGCGCACCGGAAAGACCATCGGCTTCGTGACCCACTCGATCCCGGAGGCGGTCTATCTCTCGACGCGCATTGTCGTCATGTCGCCACGGCCCGGCCGTGTGACCGACGTGATCGTTTCCCCGCTGCCGAAGGAACGACCGCTCGACATTCGGGAATCGCCGGAATTTTTGGAAATTGCGCACCGTGTGCGGGAAGGTCTTAGAGCGGGGCATGGCGATGATTGA
- a CDS encoding ABC transporter permease yields the protein MTATTDTAPTRTTMPIFRRAMEGKTLPILIVLGVILLIWYAFTVYLNAPWQIDAYERAGTEWTVADLVRDTMAQERPVLPSPHQVVAEIWKTTAGTRLTSKRNLFYHAWITLSSTLLGFVIGTALGVLLAIGIVHNRAMDKSVMPWVIASQTIPILAVAPMIIVVLNAIGLSGLLPKALISTYLSFFPVVVGMVKGFRSPEAFQLDLMRTYNASGAQTFWKLRWPAALPYLFTSMKVAVAISLVGAIVGELPTGAVSGLGARLLAGSYYGQTVQIWSALFMAAALAAVLVGVVGIGQRMVMARMGEKP from the coding sequence ATGACGGCGACGACGGACACAGCCCCGACCCGCACCACGATGCCCATCTTCCGTCGCGCGATGGAAGGCAAGACGCTGCCGATCCTGATCGTGCTCGGCGTCATTCTTCTCATCTGGTACGCCTTCACTGTCTATCTGAACGCGCCTTGGCAGATCGACGCCTATGAGCGGGCGGGGACGGAATGGACAGTCGCCGATCTGGTGCGCGATACGATGGCGCAGGAGCGGCCCGTCCTGCCCTCGCCGCATCAGGTGGTGGCGGAGATATGGAAAACCACGGCTGGAACACGCCTCACCTCCAAGCGCAATCTGTTCTATCACGCCTGGATCACCCTCTCCTCCACCCTGCTCGGCTTCGTGATCGGCACCGCGCTCGGCGTGCTGCTCGCCATTGGCATCGTGCACAACAGAGCGATGGACAAGTCCGTCATGCCCTGGGTCATTGCCAGCCAAACAATCCCGATTCTCGCCGTTGCTCCCATGATCATAGTGGTGTTGAACGCCATCGGCCTCTCGGGCCTTCTGCCCAAAGCGCTGATCTCCACATATCTTTCATTCTTTCCCGTGGTCGTGGGCATGGTGAAAGGCTTCCGCAGCCCGGAAGCCTTTCAGCTCGACCTGATGCGAACCTACAATGCCAGCGGCGCGCAGACCTTCTGGAAACTGCGCTGGCCGGCCGCCCTTCCCTATCTCTTCACCTCCATGAAGGTGGCGGTAGCAATCAGCCTGGTGGGGGCGATTGTCGGCGAACTGCCGACAGGGGCGGTTTCGGGCCTCGGCGCACGGCTTCTGGCCGGCTCCTATTACGGCCAGACGGTGCAGATCTGGTCCGCCCTCTTCATGGCTGCCGCACTCGCCGCCGTTCTGGTGGGCGTGGTGGGCATCGGCCAGCGCATGGTGATGGCGCGGATGGGAGAAAAGCCATGA
- a CDS encoding ABC transporter permease, translated as MNWALTGALLFWAAAWALNEWLAGLNPRSVQTRRALGLLIPAIFGITLLVVWEGLVHGFNISPVLLTPPSAIWARITSSLPTLWADFQQTFLKAVLIGYAIGCGAGFLTAIAIDRSPFLQRGLMPLGNFVSALPIIGVAPILVMWFGFDWPSKAAVVVIMTFFPMLVNTVEGLAASSNIDRDLMRTYASSYWQTLFKLRLPAAAPFIFNALKINSTLALIGAIVAEFFGTPIVGMGFRISTEVGRMNIDMVWAEIAMAALAGSLFYGAVALLERAVTFWHPSMRSG; from the coding sequence ATGAACTGGGCGCTGACCGGAGCGCTTCTTTTCTGGGCCGCAGCATGGGCGTTGAACGAGTGGCTTGCCGGTTTGAACCCGCGCTCTGTGCAGACCAGACGCGCGCTCGGCCTTCTTATCCCGGCGATCTTCGGCATAACGCTTCTCGTCGTGTGGGAAGGTTTGGTGCATGGCTTCAACATATCGCCGGTGCTTCTCACCCCACCGAGCGCAATCTGGGCACGTATCACGTCGTCCCTACCGACCCTCTGGGCCGATTTCCAGCAAACTTTCCTCAAGGCGGTGCTGATCGGCTATGCTATCGGCTGCGGCGCGGGCTTCCTGACCGCCATCGCCATCGACCGCTCACCCTTCCTGCAGCGCGGCCTGATGCCACTTGGAAATTTCGTCTCCGCCCTTCCGATCATCGGCGTCGCACCGATCCTGGTCATGTGGTTCGGCTTCGACTGGCCGTCCAAGGCAGCGGTCGTAGTCATTATGACTTTCTTTCCGATGCTGGTGAACACGGTTGAGGGCCTTGCCGCCTCGTCCAACATCGACCGCGACCTGATGCGCACCTATGCATCGTCCTACTGGCAAACGCTTTTCAAGCTGCGCCTTCCGGCAGCGGCTCCGTTCATCTTCAACGCATTGAAAATCAACTCAACGCTTGCGCTGATAGGGGCCATCGTCGCCGAATTTTTCGGCACCCCCATTGTGGGTATGGGGTTCCGCATCTCGACCGAGGTGGGGCGCATGAACATCGATATGGTGTGGGCCGAGATCGCAATGGCAGCGCTGGCCGGCTCACTTTTTTATGGTGCAGTGGCGCTTCTGGAGCGCGCCGTCACTTTCTGGCATCCATCCATGAGGAGTGGATAA
- a CDS encoding ABC transporter substrate-binding protein: MKHAVTGLLSGVLMLTASQAIAADDVTLQLKWVTQAQFAGYYVAKDKGFYEEEDLNVEIKPGGPDAAPVQVLVGGGADVMVDWLPSALAAREKGAPVVNIAQPFARSGLTMVCRKETGIERPEDFKGKTLGTWFFGNEYPLYNWLSKLGLPRDGSEDGVTIQKIGFNVDPLLQKQADCITAMTYNEYWQVFDAGLTEDDIVVFNYTDEGVATLEDGLYVLEDNLKDPEFVERMARFVKASMKGWMWAKDNPEEAAMIVLDNDATGAQTEKHQTRMMGEIAKLLGEDATLDEGAYQQTVETLLQGGDDPVITKQPEGAFTHEVTKKAM, translated from the coding sequence ATGAAACACGCAGTAACGGGCCTTTTATCCGGTGTGCTGATGCTCACCGCCTCGCAGGCTATCGCCGCCGATGACGTCACGCTACAGCTCAAATGGGTGACCCAGGCGCAGTTCGCCGGCTATTACGTCGCGAAAGACAAGGGCTTCTATGAAGAAGAAGACCTGAACGTCGAGATCAAGCCGGGTGGACCCGATGCGGCTCCTGTCCAGGTTCTGGTGGGCGGCGGCGCCGATGTCATGGTGGACTGGCTTCCCTCGGCGCTTGCCGCAAGGGAAAAGGGCGCCCCGGTGGTCAACATCGCCCAACCATTCGCCCGATCCGGCCTTACCATGGTCTGCCGCAAGGAAACCGGCATCGAAAGGCCGGAAGACTTCAAGGGAAAGACCCTGGGAACCTGGTTTTTTGGCAATGAATACCCGCTCTACAACTGGCTGTCGAAGCTCGGCCTGCCCCGCGACGGTTCGGAAGATGGCGTGACCATTCAGAAGATCGGCTTCAACGTCGACCCGCTTTTGCAGAAGCAGGCCGACTGCATCACCGCCATGACCTATAATGAATATTGGCAGGTATTTGATGCCGGGCTGACCGAAGACGATATCGTGGTTTTCAACTACACCGACGAAGGCGTCGCCACACTGGAAGACGGTCTCTATGTGCTGGAAGATAACCTCAAGGACCCCGAATTCGTCGAGAGGATGGCTCGCTTTGTCAAAGCCTCGATGAAGGGATGGATGTGGGCGAAGGACAACCCGGAAGAGGCAGCGATGATCGTGCTCGACAATGATGCGACCGGCGCGCAAACCGAAAAGCATCAGACCCGTATGATGGGTGAAATCGCCAAGCTTTTGGGTGAAGACGCCACGTTGGATGAGGGCGCCTATCAGCAAACTGTGGAGACGCTGTTGCAGGGTGGCGACGATCCTGTCATCACCAAGCAACCGGAAGGAGCCTTTACCCATGAGGTGACGAAGAAGGCGATGTAA
- a CDS encoding helix-turn-helix domain-containing protein — translation MHRHNALFQLFWMTAGEGKLIGEDMAGGVFSAPCAIFIPPGAAHGFHFARGSEGVVATVLADRLALPRASDRAFSTYFTQSRIVPMGNDTAGEGTHLERLFFQLLEEHGKASVLGRDLLLDMHVSEILLRLARAGVRVSSSEPQGRSNSDSRRLLALETLIATHFREHHPIAFYAEKIGVSVAQLNRIARREAGTSVSRLLARRLIDAARRDLVFTPTPVQAIAYSLGFQDPAYFNRFFRRQTGTTPGAYRETQRRRLAS, via the coding sequence GTGCATCGGCACAACGCGCTTTTTCAGCTGTTCTGGATGACCGCAGGAGAGGGAAAGCTGATCGGTGAGGATATGGCGGGGGGCGTGTTTTCCGCTCCTTGCGCCATTTTTATTCCCCCGGGGGCGGCGCATGGGTTTCACTTTGCTCGAGGTTCCGAAGGCGTCGTTGCGACGGTTCTTGCAGACCGGCTGGCTTTGCCGCGTGCGTCAGACAGGGCGTTTTCGACCTATTTCACTCAGTCGCGCATTGTGCCCATGGGGAATGACACGGCCGGTGAAGGGACGCATCTGGAGCGCCTTTTCTTTCAATTGCTTGAAGAACATGGCAAAGCTTCCGTTCTAGGTCGCGATCTGTTGCTGGACATGCATGTTTCCGAAATTCTGCTGCGGCTGGCGCGCGCTGGTGTACGAGTATCCTCGTCGGAGCCGCAGGGCAGGTCAAACAGCGACAGCCGGCGGCTCTTGGCACTGGAGACACTGATCGCAACACATTTTCGCGAGCACCACCCCATTGCCTTCTATGCCGAAAAAATTGGCGTGTCGGTTGCCCAACTCAATCGCATCGCGCGCCGGGAGGCGGGTACGAGCGTCTCGCGATTGCTCGCACGCCGCCTGATTGATGCGGCGCGCCGCGATTTGGTCTTCACGCCAACCCCGGTTCAGGCGATAGCCTATTCGCTGGGGTTTCAGGACCCGGCCTATTTTAATCGCTTTTTCCGACGTCAAACCGGCACCACGCCGGGCGCCTACCGAGAGACGCAACGGCGCAGGCTGGCGTCCTGA
- the pobA gene encoding 4-hydroxybenzoate 3-monooxygenase, translating into MRTKVVIIGSGPSGLLLGQLLTNAGIDNVILERASKAHVLSRIRAGVLEEGTAALLDEAGVGKRMRHEGLPHDGFDLAFDNRRHRVDLHELTCGKRVLVYGQTEVTHDLMDGREAAGAVTVYEAGNVQPHDYDGARPYVTYEKNGNTHRIDCDFIAGCDGFHGISRKSIPQDAIESFERVYPFGWLGIVADVPPVGEELIYANHPRGFALCSMRSTTRSRYYVQVEADERVEDWSDERFWDEIRDRLPTATAEAMITGPSIEKSIAPLRSFVAEPMRFGCLFLTGDAAHIVPPTGAKGLNLAASDVRYLFDAFREFYIERSSAGMDDYSNKALSRVWKAERFSWWMTSTLHRFPDQGAFGQRIQHAELDYLFQSRAALTMLAENYVGLPY; encoded by the coding sequence GTGCGAACAAAAGTGGTCATCATTGGCTCCGGCCCGTCGGGACTACTGCTCGGGCAGCTTCTGACCAATGCCGGCATCGACAATGTCATTCTCGAGCGGGCGTCGAAGGCACATGTGCTCTCGCGAATCCGCGCAGGTGTGCTTGAGGAAGGCACCGCCGCACTGCTTGATGAAGCCGGTGTCGGCAAGCGTATGCGCCACGAAGGTCTGCCCCATGACGGGTTCGATCTCGCTTTCGACAATCGACGTCACCGCGTCGATCTCCATGAGTTGACGTGTGGCAAACGTGTTCTTGTTTATGGGCAGACCGAGGTCACCCATGACCTGATGGACGGGCGGGAAGCCGCCGGTGCCGTCACAGTTTACGAGGCCGGAAATGTTCAGCCTCACGATTATGACGGCGCTCGCCCCTACGTGACTTATGAGAAAAACGGCAACACCCACCGCATTGACTGTGACTTCATTGCCGGTTGCGATGGCTTTCACGGCATTTCGCGCAAATCCATCCCGCAAGACGCCATCGAAAGTTTCGAACGCGTCTATCCTTTTGGTTGGCTTGGCATCGTCGCCGACGTGCCTCCCGTGGGTGAGGAACTGATCTACGCAAACCACCCTCGCGGTTTCGCCTTATGCTCCATGCGTTCAACGACGCGCAGCCGCTACTATGTTCAGGTGGAGGCGGATGAGCGCGTCGAGGACTGGTCCGACGAACGTTTCTGGGATGAAATCCGCGACCGGCTGCCGACGGCCACAGCTGAGGCGATGATCACCGGGCCCTCGATCGAAAAATCTATCGCGCCTCTACGGTCCTTCGTGGCGGAACCGATGCGCTTTGGCTGCCTGTTTCTGACGGGCGACGCCGCTCACATCGTGCCGCCCACCGGTGCGAAAGGCTTGAATCTTGCTGCGAGCGATGTCCGCTATCTCTTTGATGCCTTTCGGGAATTCTATATCGAGCGATCCTCCGCCGGGATGGACGATTACTCGAACAAGGCACTCTCACGCGTTTGGAAGGCAGAGCGCTTTTCCTGGTGGATGACGAGCACCCTGCATCGGTTTCCCGACCAAGGCGCCTTCGGCCAGCGAATCCAGCATGCGGAACTCGACTATCTGTTCCAGTCGCGTGCCGCGCTTACGATGCTGGCCGAAAATTACGTCGGGCTGCCCTATTAG